One Lacunisphaera limnophila DNA window includes the following coding sequences:
- a CDS encoding xanthine dehydrogenase family protein molybdopterin-binding subunit → MNPVTPSPVGLVAASASRRNFLKRFGSGLFICIVVGHALGEEESEASFQTKPRVVPKGTIDFNALLRIGEDGRVTCFTGKIEMGQGPVTSLPQMLAEELDVAVDDIDIVMGDTDLCPYDQGTWGSLTTRVFGLQWSQAGAAARTVLLELAAEALRVPVTGLTVRQGVVSVTSDPSRRISYGQLTQGRRIERELVVPPVLKQPSEFKVVGQPLRRRDARDKVTGKAKYTGDLRLPGMLYASILRPPAHGATLRRIDASAVHGRDGCLVVQEPDLVAVLHELPERAEEALPDLQAEFDPSPSTLDNGNLYTHLAQAEVPSRVVKQAGELERGRARAVRPLEATYFNAYVAHAAMEPHTALAQVVDGKVTVWASTQNPFGVRAEIAQVLGVPEEQVRVITPFVGGGFGGKAMNRQAVEAARLARATGRPVQVAWSREEEFSLSNSRPAAVVRVAAGLDDAGRIAFWDYAVRFAGDRGSDLLYDVPDHRISAVGNFNGPPEVHPMPIGAWRAPGCSTNAFARESHIDRLAELAGVDPIEFRLRHLTNPRARRVLEAAAAGWGWQPGQGVTGRGLGVALGLDAGTYVATIAEVAVDPVTGAVRVKRVLCAQDMGRVINPAGAKEQMEGCIMMGLGYALTEEIRFKAGVVLDTNFDTYELPRFSWLPKIETVILDLMDEPAQGGGEPAVIVMGAVLANAIHDVTGARLLELPMTPARVKAAMGGVA, encoded by the coding sequence ATGAACCCGGTCACCCCTTCTCCGGTCGGTCTGGTGGCGGCCTCCGCCAGCCGTCGCAACTTCCTGAAGCGCTTTGGCTCCGGCCTCTTCATTTGCATCGTGGTGGGCCACGCGCTGGGGGAGGAGGAGTCGGAAGCGTCATTCCAGACCAAGCCCCGCGTGGTCCCGAAGGGGACGATCGATTTTAACGCCCTGCTGCGCATCGGGGAGGACGGACGCGTGACCTGCTTCACGGGCAAGATCGAGATGGGGCAGGGGCCCGTCACCTCGCTGCCCCAGATGCTGGCTGAGGAACTCGATGTGGCGGTGGATGACATCGACATCGTGATGGGCGACACCGATCTCTGTCCCTATGACCAAGGCACCTGGGGCTCGCTGACCACGCGGGTCTTTGGCCTCCAATGGAGTCAGGCCGGGGCGGCGGCGCGCACGGTGTTGCTCGAGCTGGCGGCGGAAGCCCTGCGCGTTCCCGTGACCGGGCTGACCGTCCGGCAGGGCGTGGTGAGCGTGACGAGCGATCCCTCGCGCCGGATCAGTTATGGACAGCTCACCCAGGGGCGGCGGATCGAACGCGAGCTGGTGGTGCCCCCGGTGCTCAAGCAACCGTCCGAATTCAAGGTGGTCGGCCAACCGCTGCGCCGGCGCGATGCCCGCGACAAGGTGACCGGCAAGGCGAAATACACCGGCGACCTCCGCCTCCCGGGCATGCTCTATGCCAGCATCCTGCGGCCGCCGGCCCACGGCGCGACCTTGCGGCGGATCGATGCCTCGGCCGTGCACGGGCGCGACGGCTGCCTCGTGGTGCAGGAACCGGATCTCGTGGCCGTGTTGCATGAGTTGCCGGAGCGCGCGGAGGAGGCCTTGCCGGACCTGCAGGCGGAGTTCGACCCCTCGCCCTCGACCCTCGACAACGGCAACCTCTACACGCATCTGGCGCAAGCTGAGGTCCCGTCGCGGGTGGTGAAGCAGGCCGGCGAGCTGGAACGCGGCCGGGCCCGGGCGGTGCGGCCGCTGGAGGCGACCTATTTCAATGCCTATGTGGCCCATGCCGCCATGGAGCCGCACACGGCGCTGGCGCAGGTGGTGGACGGAAAGGTCACGGTCTGGGCCTCCACGCAGAATCCCTTTGGCGTGCGGGCGGAGATTGCGCAGGTCCTCGGGGTGCCCGAGGAGCAGGTGCGGGTGATCACCCCGTTTGTGGGCGGCGGTTTTGGCGGCAAGGCGATGAACCGCCAGGCCGTGGAGGCCGCGCGGCTGGCCCGGGCCACGGGGCGGCCGGTGCAGGTCGCCTGGTCGCGCGAGGAGGAGTTTTCCCTCAGCAACAGCCGTCCGGCGGCCGTGGTGCGGGTGGCGGCTGGCCTCGATGACGCGGGGCGGATCGCTTTCTGGGACTACGCCGTGCGGTTTGCCGGCGACCGGGGGTCGGACCTGCTCTACGATGTGCCCGACCACCGGATCAGCGCCGTGGGCAACTTCAACGGACCGCCGGAGGTACATCCGATGCCGATCGGCGCGTGGCGTGCCCCCGGGTGCAGCACCAACGCGTTTGCCCGTGAGTCCCATATCGACCGCCTGGCGGAACTGGCCGGGGTCGATCCCATCGAGTTCCGGCTGCGTCATCTCACCAACCCCCGCGCCCGCCGGGTGCTTGAGGCGGCGGCGGCCGGCTGGGGCTGGCAACCGGGGCAGGGCGTGACCGGGCGCGGCCTCGGGGTGGCGCTCGGCCTGGATGCCGGTACCTATGTGGCCACGATCGCCGAGGTGGCGGTCGATCCCGTGACGGGCGCGGTGCGGGTGAAGCGCGTGCTCTGCGCGCAGGACATGGGCCGCGTGATCAATCCCGCCGGCGCGAAGGAGCAGATGGAAGGCTGCATCATGATGGGCTTGGGCTATGCGTTGACGGAGGAAATCCGCTTCAAGGCGGGAGTGGTGCTCGACACGAATTTCGACACCTACGAATTGCCGCGCTTCTCCTGGCTGCCGAAAATCGAGACCGTCATCCTCGACCTGATGGATGAGCCGGCCCAGGGCGGCGGCGAGCCGGCCGTCATCGTGATGGGCGCGGTCCTGGCGAACGCGATCCATGACGTGACCGGCGCCCGCCTGCTCGAACTCCCGATGACGCCGGCGCGGGTGAAGGCGGCGATGGGGGGAGTAGCATAA
- a CDS encoding VOC family protein: MKSKPKNIICLWYTKDALAAARFYAKTFPKSKVTGVHKAPGDFPGGKKGQVLTVEFTVMGIPCLGLNGGDAFKQTEAFSFQVATDSQKETDKYWNAIVGNGGQASYCGWCKDKWGLNWQITPRVLTEAMIAGGDEAKRVFAAMMDMGKIDVAKIEAARRG, from the coding sequence ATGAAATCCAAGCCCAAGAACATCATCTGCCTGTGGTACACCAAGGACGCTCTCGCGGCGGCGAGGTTCTACGCCAAGACGTTCCCGAAGAGCAAGGTGACGGGCGTGCACAAGGCACCGGGTGATTTTCCCGGGGGCAAGAAGGGGCAGGTCCTGACGGTGGAATTCACCGTGATGGGCATCCCCTGTCTCGGCCTCAACGGCGGCGACGCCTTTAAGCAAACTGAGGCGTTTTCGTTCCAGGTCGCCACCGACTCGCAGAAGGAGACCGACAAGTATTGGAACGCAATCGTGGGGAACGGCGGCCAGGCAAGCTACTGCGGCTGGTGCAAGGACAAGTGGGGTCTGAACTGGCAGATCACCCCGCGAGTGCTCACCGAAGCCATGATCGCCGGCGGGGACGAAGCGAAGCGCGTCTTCGCGGCCATGATGGACATGGGCAAGATCGACGTGGCGAAGATCGAGGCGGCGCGCCGCGGGTAG
- a CDS encoding PIN domain-containing protein, protein MHFVLVDFQNVTKVDLDRLSVDNVVLLLFLGENQKKLSASLERQVIHHPAEVRLIKVGESTPNALDKKLSGYLGGLCSRHREADFYIVSKDKDFDLVVSCLRGTGLRVDRYDAFEEMPIVAPKKGGSSRPPFPMVMPVEAPVQLPVTPTPKGAADKMAKFILHLRRSQASNRTKLEHSIAAYFKPSLPAGGMKGVIAELKKRGVVAIDDKDHVTYPAPT, encoded by the coding sequence ATGCACTTCGTCTTAGTCGATTTTCAGAACGTCACGAAAGTCGATCTCGATCGCCTCTCGGTCGATAACGTGGTGTTGCTGCTTTTTCTGGGCGAGAACCAGAAGAAGCTGTCCGCCAGCCTCGAAAGGCAGGTCATCCATCACCCGGCGGAAGTGCGTTTGATCAAAGTGGGCGAATCCACACCGAACGCCTTGGATAAGAAACTATCGGGCTATCTGGGAGGTTTGTGTTCCCGTCATCGGGAGGCCGATTTCTACATTGTGTCAAAAGACAAGGATTTCGACCTGGTGGTGTCGTGCTTGCGTGGAACCGGCCTACGCGTGGACCGATATGATGCCTTCGAAGAGATGCCCATTGTCGCGCCCAAGAAAGGGGGATCATCGAGGCCGCCGTTCCCCATGGTGATGCCGGTCGAGGCTCCTGTTCAGCTGCCCGTGACACCCACGCCCAAAGGGGCGGCGGATAAAATGGCCAAATTCATCCTGCATCTACGCAGAAGCCAGGCTTCCAACCGCACTAAACTGGAGCATTCCATCGCGGCCTATTTCAAGCCCTCGCTACCGGCCGGCGGGATGAAAGGTGTGATCGCCGAGCTGAAGAAACGCGGCGTGGTAGCTATCGATGACAAAGATCACGTCACCTACCCGGCCCCCACTTAG
- a CDS encoding (2Fe-2S)-binding protein: MIETVSFRLNDRPVRLRVDPKRTLLWVLRTELELTGAKHGCGVSECGACTVLVNDRPVRACGAKIKSVAGKEVVTIEGLAKGTALHPLQQAFVEHDALQCGFCTPGMILSAYGFLRTHPNPTYEDVLKGMDRNLCRCGAHKRIVEAILAAAAAMREATVP; this comes from the coding sequence ATGATCGAAACCGTCTCCTTCCGGCTCAATGACCGCCCGGTGCGGCTGCGCGTGGATCCCAAGCGGACCCTCCTGTGGGTCTTGCGCACGGAACTCGAGTTGACGGGCGCCAAACATGGCTGCGGCGTCAGCGAGTGCGGGGCCTGCACCGTCCTGGTCAACGACCGGCCCGTCCGCGCCTGCGGCGCGAAGATCAAGTCCGTGGCGGGCAAGGAGGTCGTGACGATCGAGGGCCTGGCCAAGGGAACGGCCCTGCATCCGTTGCAGCAGGCCTTCGTCGAGCACGACGCCCTGCAATGTGGTTTTTGTACCCCCGGCATGATTCTTTCGGCCTACGGATTCCTACGCACGCATCCCAATCCGACTTACGAGGACGTCCTCAAGGGCATGGATCGCAACCTCTGCCGGTGCGGCGCCCACAAGCGCATCGTCGAGGCCATCCTGGCGGCCGCGGCGGCCATGCGGGAGGCAACCGTCCCATGA
- a CDS encoding tetratricopeptide repeat protein: protein METGREDQLKFAKHFERAQGWLLLENYTAADRALRLIPKTFRGRPEVAQFRAQLHLAAGRWARAVPLLRRLQKQDPTEPQYAVSLAFAVRRAQSIAKAEQILLEASRRFPHEAVIWFNLACYAAQQGDIPNAFGLLRAAVNRDVAYRDLAKTDSDLAPFWAAVNAGTVEKPW, encoded by the coding sequence ATGGAAACGGGTCGTGAGGATCAGCTGAAGTTCGCCAAGCATTTTGAGCGGGCGCAGGGGTGGCTGTTGCTGGAGAACTACACGGCGGCGGATCGGGCGCTGCGGCTCATTCCGAAGACGTTTCGGGGGCGGCCAGAAGTGGCGCAGTTCCGGGCGCAGTTGCATCTGGCGGCGGGGCGGTGGGCGCGGGCGGTGCCGCTGCTGCGGCGGTTGCAGAAGCAGGATCCGACGGAGCCGCAATATGCCGTGAGCCTGGCCTTTGCGGTACGGCGGGCGCAGTCCATCGCGAAGGCGGAGCAGATCCTGCTGGAAGCCAGTCGGCGCTTTCCCCACGAGGCGGTCATCTGGTTCAACCTCGCCTGCTATGCCGCCCAGCAGGGCGATATCCCCAACGCCTTCGGCTTGCTCCGCGCCGCCGTCAACCGGGACGTGGCCTACCGCGATCTGGCCAAGACCGATAGCGATCTGGCTCCGTTCTGGGCGGCTGTGAACGCGGGGACGGTGGAGAAGCCGTGGTGA
- a CDS encoding nuclease-related domain-containing protein — MTWTQGFFAVGYFFFFIVCALALVWWQRRQRKTRKPFGDDTRLLRTAGETQLKIFSKFEEDFALWLGTAAGVPALIVGTMLPLTLKMPDILQWAWLGLTVLVFIGSFYVAVRWFAKKTEEMSNRYLGYFGERIVAEHLEPLKGQGWRILHDVPFQNNGTKFNLDHIAIGPQGVFAIETKTRRKGNARPGFDDHRVFFDGRDLEWPWGNDNHGLEQAERNAMELTKVIKAETDERVHVTPILTLPGWFVEPRPSRATRMCRVTNPKGLTKFLPSGPAVLDAAKIAAIATKLEARCRDVEY, encoded by the coding sequence ATGACCTGGACCCAAGGATTCTTCGCTGTTGGCTATTTCTTTTTCTTTATCGTGTGCGCCCTCGCACTCGTGTGGTGGCAGCGGCGGCAACGGAAGACGCGCAAGCCGTTTGGCGATGACACACGGCTACTGCGCACTGCCGGGGAAACCCAGCTGAAGATTTTCAGTAAGTTTGAAGAGGACTTCGCTCTGTGGCTTGGAACCGCTGCCGGAGTGCCGGCGCTCATTGTGGGCACGATGCTGCCGCTGACCCTGAAAATGCCCGATATTCTTCAGTGGGCCTGGCTGGGTCTCACGGTTTTGGTCTTCATCGGCTCTTTTTACGTGGCCGTGCGCTGGTTCGCCAAGAAGACCGAAGAGATGAGCAACCGCTACCTCGGTTACTTCGGCGAGCGGATCGTGGCGGAGCACCTGGAGCCTTTGAAGGGGCAGGGGTGGCGCATTCTGCATGACGTGCCGTTCCAGAACAACGGGACCAAGTTCAACCTCGACCACATTGCCATCGGGCCGCAGGGCGTGTTTGCCATCGAGACCAAGACCCGCCGCAAGGGGAACGCCCGGCCAGGATTCGACGATCACCGGGTCTTCTTTGACGGCCGCGACCTCGAGTGGCCTTGGGGCAACGACAATCACGGCCTGGAGCAGGCCGAGCGCAACGCGATGGAGCTGACCAAGGTTATCAAGGCCGAGACCGACGAGCGCGTCCACGTGACCCCGATTCTGACCCTGCCTGGATGGTTCGTGGAGCCCCGTCCGTCGCGGGCCACCCGGATGTGCCGCGTCACCAATCCCAAGGGCCTCACCAAGTTTCTCCCCAGCGGCCCGGCGGTGCTCGACGCCGCCAAGATCGCCGCCATCGCCACCAAACTCGAGGCCCGTTGCCGGGATGTGGAGTATTGA
- a CDS encoding DUF2092 domain-containing protein → MLIRKCILGLTLLSLAVSGQAQLGAEIAQKHAERAGDKLAAVKSLRAEGRTFISGEMVPFTLTAERPNRLRVDSFSPVRRVIQGYDGESPPWISHSEHKGGAIQAMPAPDAKDYIANADFDGPLVNYAAKKYSVDYAGEDTIEGRRAYKLLMMSPSDDIFFLWVDTENHEVVKRTVYRANQQGRVTIETFFKDFRPVAGVLQPHRIETTSNGRLVYVMVIDEMKANVEVPVGTFAAP, encoded by the coding sequence ATGCTCATTCGAAAATGCATCCTCGGGCTCACCTTGCTCTCGCTGGCGGTCAGCGGACAGGCGCAGCTAGGCGCGGAGATTGCGCAGAAGCATGCGGAGCGGGCGGGCGACAAGCTCGCGGCGGTGAAGTCGCTGCGGGCGGAGGGGCGGACCTTCATCAGCGGGGAGATGGTGCCGTTCACGCTCACGGCGGAGCGGCCGAACCGGTTGCGGGTGGACAGCTTTTCGCCGGTGCGCCGGGTGATCCAGGGTTACGATGGGGAGAGCCCGCCGTGGATCAGTCACTCGGAGCACAAGGGCGGCGCGATCCAGGCCATGCCGGCGCCCGATGCGAAGGATTACATCGCCAATGCGGACTTCGACGGCCCGCTCGTGAACTACGCGGCCAAAAAGTATTCCGTGGACTACGCGGGTGAGGACACGATCGAGGGGCGCCGGGCCTACAAGCTCCTGATGATGAGCCCCAGCGACGACATCTTCTTCCTGTGGGTGGACACCGAAAACCACGAGGTGGTGAAGCGCACGGTGTACCGGGCCAACCAGCAGGGCCGCGTGACGATCGAGACTTTCTTCAAGGACTTCCGTCCGGTGGCCGGCGTGTTGCAGCCGCACCGCATCGAGACGACGTCCAATGGGCGGCTGGTCTACGTGATGGTGATCGACGAGATGAAGGCGAACGTCGAGGTGCCGGTGGGGACGTTTGCGGCGCCGTAA
- a CDS encoding DUF1294 domain-containing protein gives MKPERGNDRSLLSPLHLLLLAGLLVLPGWAIYRGLGPTFAAYAAGWVSAISLLAVFITWLDKRRAQSQGSREPESMLHLLELIGGWPGAFLAQRFFRHKTAKGSYQFMFWLIVLIHQALAADYLMGWWAVRTGWRLIGA, from the coding sequence ATGAAGCCCGAACGCGGTAATGACCGGAGCCTGCTCTCGCCTTTGCACTTACTCTTGCTGGCGGGGTTGCTCGTGCTGCCGGGGTGGGCGATTTATCGGGGGCTGGGGCCGACGTTCGCGGCCTACGCGGCCGGGTGGGTCTCAGCCATCTCCCTACTGGCGGTGTTCATCACCTGGCTCGATAAGCGGCGCGCTCAGAGCCAAGGCTCGCGCGAACCGGAGAGTATGCTCCACCTGTTGGAATTGATCGGCGGCTGGCCGGGGGCGTTTCTGGCCCAGCGCTTCTTTCGCCACAAGACGGCCAAGGGGTCCTACCAGTTCATGTTCTGGCTCATCGTGCTCATCCACCAGGCCCTGGCCGCGGATTATCTGATGGGGTGGTGGGCCGTCCGGACGGGGTGGCGGTTGATCGGGGCATAG
- the proC gene encoding pyrroline-5-carboxylate reductase, with translation MPSPRIAFLGAGNLASAIVRGLLDEKVCAPADLVCTSKGGETARKLAADTGIGHEADLARLLAGADTVIVAFKPQSLAAADPRLAELTRGKLVLSVLAGKKLATLARTFPHARALVRTMPNTPAAIGAAFTPYCSLAPLAEADRALVERLLNALGQFAALDESYFDALTAVGGSGPAFLFEFVAGLRDAAVAAGLPPDVAYRAALETTLGAARLLARSGQPPETLRDKVTSPNGTTYAGLQVLAQRDFRATLRDTIAAATARAAELSKDS, from the coding sequence ATGCCCTCCCCCCGCATCGCCTTCCTCGGCGCCGGTAACCTCGCATCCGCCATCGTCCGCGGCCTGCTGGACGAGAAGGTCTGCGCGCCCGCCGACCTGGTCTGCACCAGCAAGGGCGGCGAAACCGCCCGGAAGCTCGCCGCCGACACCGGCATCGGCCATGAGGCCGACCTCGCCCGCCTGCTCGCCGGGGCCGACACCGTCATCGTCGCCTTCAAGCCCCAATCCCTCGCCGCCGCCGACCCGCGCCTCGCCGAGCTCACCCGCGGCAAACTCGTGCTCTCCGTCCTCGCCGGCAAAAAACTCGCCACCCTCGCCCGCACCTTCCCGCACGCCCGCGCCCTCGTGCGCACGATGCCCAACACCCCCGCCGCCATCGGCGCCGCCTTCACCCCCTACTGCTCCCTCGCGCCCCTGGCCGAGGCCGACCGCGCCCTCGTTGAGCGCCTGCTCAACGCCCTCGGCCAGTTCGCCGCCCTCGACGAATCCTATTTCGATGCCCTGACGGCCGTCGGCGGCAGCGGCCCGGCCTTCCTCTTTGAATTTGTCGCCGGTCTCCGCGACGCCGCCGTCGCCGCCGGCCTGCCCCCCGACGTCGCCTACCGCGCCGCCCTCGAGACGACCCTCGGCGCCGCCCGGCTCCTCGCCCGCAGCGGCCAGCCCCCCGAGACGCTCCGCGACAAGGTGACCTCGCCCAACGGCACCACCTATGCCGGCCTCCAGGTCCTCGCCCAGCGCGACTTCCGCGCCACCCTCCGCGACACCATCGCCGCCGCCACCGCCCGCGCCGCCGAGCTGTCGAAGGATTCCTAG
- a CDS encoding glycoside hydrolase family 5 protein → MTTPFNRRAFIASTALAGLGLAAFGATTASTSTPAPNRQPNRLPRWRGFNLLDFFSPDPTHRRGGTTEDHLRWIADWGFDFVRLPMAYPYYLDIDRTRNVTPEDVLRFDPRRVDEIDGLVSLAHKHGLHVSLNLHRAPGYCVNAGFHEPYNLWRDQEALDAFCAHWSLWAKRYAGVSRERISFDLVNEPSMREDMNDQHSARSSVPGDVYRRVALAAAGAIRAANPAHLVIADGNDVGTRVIPEITDLDIGQSCRGYHPGIISHYRAPWAFKDVSNLPEPRWPGQIEWRNVDAATGQTSVRTETLSRAMLEEFYQPWIALKEQGVGVHCGECGCWNKTPHEVFLAWFGDVLDILTTNGIGYALWQFDGDFGVLNSGRADVVYEDWHGQKLDRKLLALLQKY, encoded by the coding sequence ATGACTACCCCCTTCAATCGTCGGGCGTTTATTGCTTCCACTGCTCTCGCCGGACTGGGCCTAGCGGCCTTCGGCGCGACCACGGCTTCGACTTCAACTCCTGCCCCAAACCGGCAGCCGAACCGGCTACCCCGCTGGCGGGGATTTAACCTGCTCGATTTCTTTTCGCCCGACCCGACGCACCGGCGCGGGGGGACGACGGAGGACCACCTCCGCTGGATCGCGGACTGGGGGTTCGACTTTGTGCGGCTGCCCATGGCTTACCCATACTACCTGGACATCGACCGCACGCGGAATGTCACGCCCGAGGATGTGCTGCGCTTCGACCCGCGGCGGGTGGACGAGATCGATGGCTTGGTGTCCCTCGCGCACAAGCACGGCCTCCACGTGAGCCTCAACTTGCACCGGGCGCCGGGGTACTGTGTGAACGCCGGGTTCCACGAGCCCTACAACCTCTGGCGCGACCAGGAGGCGCTGGACGCGTTCTGCGCCCATTGGTCCCTGTGGGCGAAACGCTATGCGGGGGTGTCCCGCGAGCGCATCAGCTTCGACCTCGTCAACGAACCGAGCATGCGGGAGGACATGAACGACCAGCATTCGGCCCGCAGCTCCGTGCCGGGTGATGTCTACCGTCGCGTGGCCCTGGCGGCCGCCGGCGCCATCCGGGCGGCGAATCCGGCGCATCTGGTCATCGCCGACGGCAACGACGTGGGCACGCGCGTCATCCCCGAGATCACCGATCTGGACATCGGCCAGAGCTGCCGCGGCTATCACCCGGGCATCATCTCGCATTACCGGGCACCCTGGGCTTTCAAGGATGTGTCCAATCTGCCCGAACCTCGCTGGCCGGGTCAGATCGAGTGGCGCAACGTCGACGCCGCCACGGGCCAGACGTCGGTGCGGACGGAGACGCTCAGCCGCGCGATGCTGGAGGAATTCTACCAGCCCTGGATCGCGCTCAAGGAGCAGGGGGTGGGGGTGCATTGCGGCGAGTGCGGGTGCTGGAATAAGACGCCACATGAGGTCTTCCTGGCGTGGTTCGGCGACGTGCTGGACATCCTCACGACAAACGGCATCGGCTACGCCTTGTGGCAGTTCGACGGGGATTTCGGCGTCCTGAACTCCGGGCGGGCCGACGTGGTCTACGAAGACTGGCACGGGCAGAAGCTGGATCGGAAGCTGCTGGCGTTGCTGCAGAAGTACTGA
- a CDS encoding NUDIX hydrolase — translation MGQNLEELFDVVDEQDRVIGQERRREVHRLGLRHRAVHLLVVNRAGRVFLHQRSRQKDLFPGYWDSSAAGHVGAGEDYDGTAVRELEEELGCRPDQPPRPLFKIEARPETGQEFVWAYLVEAEGPFVLHPDEIERGDWFTKEEIDRWLVERPQEIAPALHYIWPRVRPHLG, via the coding sequence ATGGGACAGAATCTGGAGGAACTCTTTGATGTCGTGGATGAGCAGGACCGCGTGATCGGGCAGGAGCGGCGGCGTGAGGTGCACCGGCTCGGGCTGCGGCACCGGGCGGTGCACCTGCTCGTGGTGAACCGGGCGGGGCGGGTGTTTCTGCACCAGCGCTCGAGGCAGAAGGATCTGTTTCCGGGCTACTGGGATTCCTCCGCGGCGGGGCATGTGGGTGCGGGCGAGGACTACGACGGCACGGCCGTGCGGGAGTTGGAGGAGGAGCTCGGGTGCCGGCCGGACCAGCCGCCGCGGCCGCTGTTCAAGATCGAGGCGCGGCCGGAGACGGGGCAGGAATTTGTGTGGGCCTACCTGGTGGAGGCGGAGGGGCCGTTTGTGCTGCACCCCGACGAAATCGAGCGCGGGGACTGGTTCACCAAGGAGGAGATCGACCGCTGGCTGGTGGAGCGGCCGCAGGAGATCGCGCCGGCGCTGCACTATATCTGGCCGAGGGTGAGGCCTCACCTGGGGTGA
- a CDS encoding DUF2934 domain-containing protein, translating to MNSLPTPSPDAHPHADIAQYAHQLWQSRGCPTGCDDEIWLEAERKLGRKPKGDPFGAATHASTVADNLASYQVSPAQAEKEAITLALQKHEARAPQTAHHSAPHSKPAVTGKPVWPKPHSN from the coding sequence ATGAACTCTCTCCCGACCCCTAGCCCGGACGCCCATCCCCACGCCGACATTGCCCAATACGCCCACCAGCTCTGGCAATCCCGGGGCTGCCCCACCGGCTGCGACGACGAGATCTGGCTCGAAGCCGAGCGCAAGCTGGGCCGCAAGCCCAAGGGGGACCCTTTCGGTGCAGCCACCCACGCTTCGACCGTCGCCGACAACCTCGCCTCCTACCAGGTCTCGCCCGCCCAGGCCGAGAAGGAGGCCATCACCCTCGCGCTCCAAAAACACGAGGCCCGCGCCCCCCAGACCGCGCACCACTCCGCCCCCCACAGCAAGCCCGCCGTCACCGGCAAGCCCGTCTGGCCCAAACCCCACTCGAACTGA
- a CDS encoding type II toxin-antitoxin system RelE/ParE family toxin, protein MFNPRVEDDVLQAAAWYESKRPGLGDALIDELIAVWRSLGENPLLGARKHPSRNLRWRFPERFPYRVLYEVDEVSRTVVVLAVLHAARHPATGA, encoded by the coding sequence GTGTTTAATCCACGCGTCGAGGATGATGTGCTCCAGGCCGCGGCATGGTATGAGAGCAAGCGGCCTGGCCTAGGTGATGCGCTTATCGATGAATTGATCGCGGTGTGGCGCAGTCTGGGCGAGAATCCGCTCCTGGGCGCCCGTAAACATCCGTCCCGGAATCTTCGCTGGCGCTTTCCGGAGCGATTCCCGTACCGGGTGCTCTACGAGGTGGACGAGGTTTCTCGCACCGTCGTGGTGCTGGCTGTGCTCCACGCAGCCCGGCATCCGGCGACGGGGGCCTGA